In the Endozoicomonas sp. SCSIO W0465 genome, GGGCCGGTATTTTTGTCTGACAATAGCAAGCTTGATCATGAATTCAGGGCCCCGTTATTGCCTGCTTGCGGGTCTTACCCATAGCCCACAGTGCGGCATATTTATTAAAGGTATACTGGGTAACCACCAGCGAAAGGAGGAGCCCATGGCTGCCATCAAGGAAGCCTTTTCTCAGTAAAAAGGTTTTAATAAAGGCACCCAGCGCATGGCCAAATGCAGTCACCAGGCCAACCTTTTTACCTTGCAAAAAACGCTCTTCAGCCCAGCTTCGGGCGTAAACCAGTTGCTTCTGCTGAAACTGCATATAGTCATCACAGGTACGGTGCAACAAGTCACCAGCGAGGTTGATCACTTCAGCTCCGGCGGTATCAACGGATTCGTGCACCAGGTTGCTGTTATAGGATCTCTCGTTATTCAGATAAAGACGCAGGACTCGATCCGGATACCAGCCACAATGCATCAT is a window encoding:
- a CDS encoding glycosyltransferase family 2 protein, with translation MSQANTLSVVLIAKNSSATLESSLNSVQWADEIILLDAGSTDDTVEIATRCGARVYQHTDWQGYGRQRQIAQQYATSDYVFMLDTDEQVTDELKASISEVLSKPQQANKVYSCARRNWFLGRYMMHCGWYPDRVLRLYLNNERSYNSNLVHESVDTAGAEVINLAGDLLHRTCDDYMQFQQKQLVYARSWAEERFLQGKKVGLVTAFGHALGAFIKTFLLRKGFLDGSHGLLLSLVVTQYTFNKYAALWAMGKTRKQAITGP